Proteins from one Cryptomeria japonica chromosome 4, Sugi_1.0, whole genome shotgun sequence genomic window:
- the LOC131077381 gene encoding uncharacterized protein LOC131077381, whose protein sequence is MAGVITCIGKMALDPELRDKVLDELEIYKSAKGRLFSSQLASDRRGKQQPDLWWEIYGTGTPNLQKIVVRVLSQPCSASRCERNWSVFESIHTKERNRLTQTWLNDLVFIRYNLRLRIRKVEGVSPEAIDLDEIDPYGDWTVNEQNDGDDVLLTEEELA, encoded by the exons atggcaggtgttattacatgcattgGTAAGATGGCACTTGATCCTGAGTTaagagacaaggttcttgatgagttggag ATCTACAAGAGTGCAaaggggagactcttctcatcacaactagcaagtgataggagaggaaaacaacaaccag ATTTATGGTGGGAGATTTATGGTACtggcacgcctaatcttcaaaagatagtcgttcgtgttttgtctcagccatgcagtgcttctcggtgtgaacgaaattggagtgtatttgagagcattcacacaaaggAGAGAAATAGATTGACACAAACGTGGCTCAATGATCTTGTCTTCAttcggtacaaccttcgccttcgaATTAGaaaggtggagggtgtttcacctgaggccattgacttggatgaaattgatccatatggtgattggaccgtgaatgaacaaaatgatggtgatgatgtcctccttactGAAGAAGAACTTGCATAA